The genomic window ACTGAATGCGAGTATAGCGCGTTATGTAAGTCTGCGACCGAACTTACTTTTTTATTATCAAGTTTAACGATCACATCATTCTTCTTGAGTCCAGCTTTCTTAGCAACTGAACCACTTTCCGTACTATAAACTACAACACCTTGAGTGACGCTATCTGGTAATTTGAGCGTTTGTTGTGAATCATCTGAAATTTGGTTAAGATCGACTACTCGAATTCCTAATGAAGGACGCGATACTTTACCGTTCTTGACTAATTCGTTGATGATCTTAACTACTTCATTACTTGGAATAGCAAATCCCATACCTTCAACTGATGATCCATCTGTGTTTGAAGCTAGCTTCATTGAATTGATACCAATAATTTGCCCAGCTGAATCAACTAGTGGTCCACCTGAATTACCAGGGTTAATAGCGGCATCTGTCTGAAGAACTGTTGCCTCACCAGTAGTTTGACCAGTTGTTTGGTCTTGTGTATCCACAGTTCTGTTCGTTGCAGAAATAATACCTTGAGTTACTGAAGTTGCGTACTGACTACCTAATGGTGAACCAATGGCGATAACTGTATCACCAGGAGTTAAGTTATCTGAATTACCGAATGTTGCTGTTGCGGGAACTTTATTACCATCGATCTCAATTACAGCTAAGTCAGTTGTAGCATCGCTACCAACTAATTTACCAGTCAACTTAGTTCCGTCTTTTAAAATGATCTCGAGTGAATCTGAACCTGAAACAACGTGGTTATTAGTTACGATATAACCTTTGCCATTTTGCTTGGCATAGATGACACCAGAACCTTCACTGTATTCTTCCAGTTTATTGCTGTCGCTCTTTGAAGAACTTGATCCATTAGTTGAACCATCTGTGGAATTGCCGTCTGTTCCTTGTGAGTCAGATGATCCACTGTCTGAAGAATTACCTGAATCGTCATTGCCTGAATCACCGAACAAGTCGCCAAAAATCGAATTTAAACTGCCATCGCTGGAAGAATTCTGCTTTTGTTTCTGCAAGTTGACTACCGAAACAACGGCGTTGTCGACTTTGTTATAAGCCTTAGACATTGTGCTTGAAGTATTTACCTTAGTGTTAGAAACCTCAGTGGTTCCTGGGCCGCTCTTAGAAGCCGTATCAGGAACTGAACTGCCCATGTGCGTAAATCCTGCATAAGCAATTGCCACACCTAAGATGGCAGAAACGAAGGCAACGATTGCTGTCTTCCAAAGTGATCTACCACGGTGTTTTACGTTACGATCAGTTTGTCTATTTTGATTATTGTTATTATTTTCGTCCATAAATCCTGCTCACTTCCCTAATACTTTAAATACATCATACAAGTAAATTTTGAAAAAATTGTGAAACTTATTTGATGAATTTTTTGAAAAAAAAAGGTAAATTTGCTAAGCAAACCACCTTTTATGTTAAATTCAATTTTACTTTACAGCGAAATCAATGGATCCGCAACTTTAGGGTCTGTATCATGGATCAAAAAGTCGTTGCCAACTCCAAAGTCATTATCTTCCAAAATGTTCTCCACTGCCGTATGAGCGACTGTCTTAGTGTTATTTTCAGGGCTCAAATGACCTAAATAGATCTGTTTGGTCCGATCGCCAAGAACGCTCATCAAGGCATTAGCACCATCTTCATTTGATAAATGACCTTTTTCACTCAAAATACGTTGTTTCAATGGCCATGGATAAAAGCCATTTCGAAGCATTTCCACATCGTGGTTACATTCAAACAAATAGCCATCGGCATTTTTGATCGTCTGCTCGACCCGATCAGAGACATAGCCGGTATCTGTTAAAATAACGAAATCTTTACCGTTATGATGGAATTTATAAAATTGAGGATCAGCTGCATCGTGTAAAACTGCAAAACTTTCAACATCCAGATCATCTAAGCATAAAACCTTATTGTGTTGAAAAACATTGATCTGATCTTCTGGAACTTTGCCGATTTTCGGCAACATAGCATCCCAAGTCTTTTGATTAGCATACACATTCAAACCATACCGACGGGCCAAGACGCCAACGCCTTTGATGTGGTCAGTATGTTCATGCGTCACAAACAAAGAATCGATCGTATTGATATCTTTGCCAATACTTTCTAGCGATTCTTTGATCTTCTTGCCAGACATCCCTGCATCAACTAAAACGTGATGTTCAGGAGTCTCGATGTAAGTTACGTTTCCAGAACTGCTGCTTGCTAGAACACTAATTTTTAAACTATCTTCACTCATTACTATAATCGTCTCCACTATCTGAGGTCTTTAGTAAGTTACCGGTAAAGGCATTGACCTTTTTGACAGTATCTACCTTACTATCTTTGTTATGAATACTTACAAACCAAACTGGTATGTAAATTGTACTACCTTTAGCTTCTAAAAGTTTAGTATAGGCCATATTTGCATAAGTGATCTTTGAATTGTTTGGAATTTCTGAACTTGAATAAAGATTGGTGATCACGTCACGTTCACTCTTGGTCGTTTGTTTTTCCTGCAAAATATCAAGTCGCTTCATATACGTCTGCGTGTAGCCAGTGACCTTGCCATTTTCCACGGAAAAAGTTAATTGACCGGTCTTATCGTACATAGGTCCAAACGGACCAGTTTCAGCATAAACAATTTCGGAACTAGTCGAAAGCTGCGGCGAATAAACGTACTCATCACCAAACAAAATATTCGATTCTTTTTTGACGAACTTGTTCATCTTTTCCTTGCGATTAGAATCAGTAACACTGATGGGATCATCAAGCGTACTCATTAATTTGTTTGAACTCTGATTGTACTCAAGCTCTTGGCCACGCAGCTTAGATTCGTTGTTGGCTAGATCATTGCTAGCTTGTGCACCGAGATAATAAGCTGTTCCAGCCTTTTTGTCCAACTTGCCAAACGTGATGTTACGTTTTCTCATATCAGTCAACGTTGAAGCTACACCAGTCGTCGAATTAGAAATAACTTGTTGACTACTGTGAAACGACGACAGCAAGAATACATCCAAAGCGAGGAATACTACTAAGAAGATGATTTCAATTCTACGAAAATCCATAAGTTATTCCCCTCCGTTTGTTGTAGTTGCGGTACTTTGTGTCGTCGTTGACGTGGTGCTACTTGTTGTGGATTCAGCGGTCACGCCAGTCCAATCTTCAAATGAACGCCAGTGATTGTCCATCTTAATATAATACGTAGGTTCAAGGTCGATAACATTTGAATTGTCATCTTCGTTAGTCCATTGATAGCCAACTTCGAGTTTTTGAATATCATTTGGTGAATAACCAACATTATTCAACTCTTTGACGATCTCAGTCGTTGGTTTCAATGAGACGCTGCGAAGATCTGATGGGACTGGAACTTCCAAGACTTTATTCAAGAATTGTTCACTTGAACCATTTCGACTAAAGACAATCTTGATCGAACCAAATTCGCTCTTTTTAAAAATTGGAAATCCTTCAACGTATTCGCGATATACCAAGGTTTTATTCTTCCAGTTAGCATCATACAGACGTAAGTTAGATACCGAATTTTGAATGTTCGTTGCCTTCTTATAGCCACGTTGGAAGAACGTTAAGTAATCTTTAGGAACTGACGTGTCAGTATAGTCGGAAAATGTTAATTCATTCTTGTCACGATCAGATACTAATCGTTTGGACTCGCCGACACTATAAGTAGTGACGTTGCCATCAGTACTATTGTTGATGTCATCAGTATTAGCATCGAACAAATTAGTCGTATATTCTGAATCCGCCTTTGTACTCATAACATATGAGTAGCGTTTTAAAGTAATTGGTTCAGAGTAAAAAGTTACGACGCCGTGTTTCATCAAGTTCAACTTGACCTTCAGATCAATATTAGCTTTTTTAGCCAATTTGATAATCGGTTCTGCTGAAGCCCCGCTGACCTTAGCTTCATAAACTGAGTAATCATTATCGTTAGCTAAGTAAACCTGGTCATCGTCTTTGTTGTTAGTTGAAAAAATAATTCGATTGAATGCATGATCTTGAGCTTTTTGCAGCTGATTGTTATTCATCAAATATCCTAATGTTCGAATCGAGATATTCGTAGGATAGACTAATTGGATCATATTTTTTTGCTGGATCATATGTTGGTACTTGGCTCCATCTTTCGTGAATTCACGATGGAACGTTCCAACCTTCCAATCCTTGATAACACTTTGCATGTTAAATGAAATATTATCTTTGTTGTTATAGATCAATCGTTGATCCTTGCCATCTTGCCAAATAACCTGCGTCGGGCTGATTATTTGATCAATTGGCGTTTTATTTTTATCGACATCACTAGTCGACACATCAATATTTCGGCCACGTTGGTAACGGGCAGTGTTAGTCCAGATGAAGAAGGACAAAACAAAACTGGTGACAACTGCGACGACTAATAAAATTTGAACGATCAGTCGACTAAATTTCATCCCATTCTCCTCCTGTCTCATTTGGATCAAACGGTAGGGAAATGTAGAAGGTCGAACCTCTACCTTCGGCACTATTTACCCAAATTCTACCTTTATGTTGTTCAACGATTTCTTTAGAAATAGATAGTCCTAATCCGGTACCACCTTGTTTTCTAGAACGTGCTTTATCAACACGATAGAAACGATCGAAGACTTTCTTAATATCTTTTCTAGGAATACCCAGACCCTCATCAGAAATACTAATAATAATATGTTTATTAGTTTCCAACAGACGGCAAGTGATGACACCACCATCTGGAGAGTACTTAATGGCATTATTCATAATATTATCGATAACTTGCGTCATCTTATCGGTATCAATTTCGACCCACAGATCTTTTTGGGTAAAAATTCGTTTGATCCGATAATTCTTGACGATCTTCTTGTCATCTTCTTTGGCATCAGCCTTTTCTTTCTTCAACATCATGTCAAAACGGTCCAGGATGTATGAGAAGAATTCATTAAAGTTGACTAGCTCTTTGTTGAGTTTTGAACGACCTTGATCCATCCGTGACAAGTTCAAGAGATCTTGGATCATTCTGATCATCCGATCAGTTTCTTCAGCCGTAACATTCAAGAACTGCGGAGCCAACTTTTGGTCTTTCCAAGCACCGTTGTTCAAAGCATCGATATAACTACTGATACTAGTTAGCGGCGTTCTCAACTCGTGAGAAACGTTTGAAACGAACTGACGACGTTCACTATCGATTTTTTGTTGTTCAGTGACATCATGCAAGACACAAACCATACCACTGATAAAGCCACTATTTCTTTGAATCAAAGAAAAGTCAGCATTTAAAATCAACGATCCATCGTCATCGTCTTCAATATCGTCATCATCCATAAAGTCACTCGTCTCAATGATCATCGGTTCAGGGCTCTCCAATAATTCATCAAAACTAACGTGATCAGAAATCCCTAAAATATCGACCAATTGAGCACCATTGGCTTCATCTTCAGTCTTATTCAAGAATTCGCGGGCCATTTCATTAATGACCGTAATATTTCCGAGTCGGTTAGTAGCAATAACACCATCTGACATTTGCGTCAGAACGCTATCGAGTCGCCGTCGCTCAGATTCCGAATTTTCCGTCGCCTCTTCAACTTTGACTGACAGGTCATTAACGGCCATCGCTAATTGACCTAACTCATCCGGCGAATAAACACGAACCTGACCAGAATAGTCACCTTCGGCCATTCGAACCGCCTGCTGCTTCATTTCGCCGATCGGTCGTGTGATCGCTCGAGAAATAAAAATTGCAATCATCGCACCGAGAAGTCCGGCTACCAAGGAAGCCGTCAAGAAGATAACAATGATGTTATTAATACCCGTATAAACTGACTCCATGCTGGCTCGGACATAAATTGCACCCACAACATTGCTGTTGTCGGGTGACGAAACCGGTGTTATCGATTCATATGAGCTCCCCAGCGATTTATCATAATAGATCTGCGTGATCTTCTTATTATTATTAATACTTCGTCGGACTTGATCCTTTAAAGTCTTTCGACCAATCTGGGATGCCTTATCAGCGTCCTTAGTTCCAACTATGGTTCCATTTCGATCGATAACCTGAATATCAGTGATATCTGAGTTATTTCGAGCAAAATCTTGGATTGTATTATTTATATTGGCTCGCGTATGCGAGTCGTTATCAGTTAAATTCTCTGAAATTTGGTTGAGCACATATACTTTGACGCTGACTGAATCTTCAAATTGCGAAACATTTTGTTGTTCCAGCTGTCTGACAAAGTAGGCCCCAATGATTTCGATCGTAAAAATCAAAATTAGAATAAATGACAAACCAATTTTGAAGTTGATCGAGTGTAAAAACGCTAATCTTTTTTTCAATGTCTCCACCCTAGAATTGATTTGGTGATTTCTTTAGTAGTCAATCATAACAAAAGAAGTAGACCAATCAAGCATTTTTCTCATACTGAAAAGAACTTGTAACTTCATTTCAGCATTAAATACAAACTAACTACTATTATACTTGGTAATTAACCTCACGACAAAAAAATCGGACCAACTCGTAATTGAGTTGATCCGACTTTTAATGAAACAGTCAATCAGACTGCAACATTCCTATATATTCATATTGTTTTTAATTATAGATTACTGTCTGAATCAGGGTTTCTTAAATAATATCCAACCCCACGTCTAGTCATCAGCCATTCTGGTTGACTAGGATTATTTTCGATTTTCTCACGAAGACGTCTTACTGTAACGTCGACCGTTCTAACGTCTCCAAAATAATCATAGCCCCAAACAGTTTGAAGCAAATGCTCACGCTTCATAACTTGGCCAATGTGTTGAGCTAAGTAATACAATAGCTCAAACTCACGATGCGTCAGTTCGATACCTTTGCCATTTTTAGTAACTGTATAAGCTTCTGGCAAGATAGTAAGGTCACCAATTTGTATTTCACTATTCTTTGTTTCTTCAGATGGGGTTTCTCTTTGCGTTCTCAAACGTGCCTTAACACGAGCGACTAACTCACGGTTAGAGAAAGGTTTTGTAACATAGTCGTCAGCACCTAATTCAAGTCCGATGACCTTATCGATCTCGGTATCCTTAGCTGTCAACATGATAATTGGTGTGTCTTTAGTTTTTCTCACAGTACGAGCCACTTCAAGACCATCGATAACTGGTAACATCAAATCGAGTAATATCAAGTCGGGATTATCAGATTCAACTTTATCAAGAGCTTCTTTTCCGTCAAAAGCTGTGATTACTTCATATCCTTCATTTTCCAAATTGTATTTAACAATATCTGAAATAGGTTTTTCATCGTCTACTACTAGAATCTTTTTAGCCATATTTACCTCTCCTTGACTTCAATCATTATACTAGCTTTGTAATATTAAAACAAAATCAACTAAACCTTATCTTAAAAACTTTCAATTTCGACAAAAAAAGTCTTGCCTGCAATTTGCGTTCTATGATATTATATATCTCGTTGATTGATTGAGAAAAGAAATCACTTTGGGTGGTTAGCTCAGCTGGCAGAGCAACGGACTCTTAATCCGTGGGTCCAGGGTTCGATCCCCTGACCACCCATAACAGAATTACCGCTTAGCGTTAGGACTTAGTCCTAGCGCTTTTTTCTTGCACAAAAAATCTAATTTAAATTAACTCATTAAAATCGCTTTGTTCAAACGACTCTTTAATTCATCCTCAAAATTCACTCAAAACACAATTATATTGTACATTTCTATGTCTCTGCCGCTGTTTTTGTCACTCAAACTTAACTATCCCTTAAAAAACAAGTGATACAAAAAGGACATCATCGACTGATAATGCCCTAAAAGCTAGTTTCTTCTTCTCAGGAAAATAATAATACCACGTTCTGTAACATTTTTGTAACAATATGCCTTAATCACCTAATCATCTAAATCTGAATACTCCAATTTATCCTGACTGACCATGGTATCAACTACTAATTGATGGAGCTGATACTTGGCAGTGCTGTCATTTAACAAGTCTAAGAGCCAACTCTTAGACTTATTTTGATTGGCACGATCTTTGAATATCGTCAAAATGATCCAGTGAGTTTCATCTTCATCTACTGATGCAACATTAAAGGTGGAAAAACCTCGTAGCTCCTCAAATGATGCCACGACCTCTTCACTCAATAAGTGTTTGAGATGTTTGACTTTATCTTTAGCAATCGTCAGATCATACAGTTCAACGGGCGAATAATTGATCCCAGCCACTTCAAATCCATTACTAATGGAAAGATAAGCGGGGTGTAATTGATGGACCTCACGGTCAGTTATGACTTGTTGAGCGAGCTGACTATAACTTTTGAATTGTGGAGAATTTGCATGTACCTGGTAGCGTTCCTCATCTAAATAAATTTCAAAAACGTAATTTGTCGTACCCGCTTCATCTTCATGCGTGGCATACATTGCTAATGTCCCAGGTTCATTACGAACCGACGTCAACAAATTATGTTCGCCTTCTTCAACAAATTTATCTCGATCGTCAGCATTGATCGTTAATTTATACATTCTAAAAAGTGGAGCTTTCATCAATTCCATAATTATTCCTCACAATTTTTGCATATATCACCTTTAGTTTAGCCTAATTCGGGCAATTGTTTAATAATTTTGGCCGGAACGCCGCCGACCACTGAATTATCAGGAACGTCTTTGGTCACAACTGCACCGGCACCAACAATAACATTATTACCAATGTGTACTCCACCAATAATCGTGACATTACCGCCGATCCACACATCGTTTCCCACACTGATCGGTTCAGTATAGGTAACTAGATAACGACTGCCATCTTCGCGCACGCCAAAACGTTGGTTGGCATCAAGTGAATACTCGCCACAGTAAAACTTCGTATCAGGAGCAATAATGACGCGATTTCCTAACGTGATCAAGTTCGAATCTTGAAAAAAACAGTTTCCATTGATAAACACATCGTCACCAACACTAATGTGCTTTCCGTAGATAGCTTCAAAATGACCATTGATAGTTAAACGTTGACCTGACTGGTTAAAAAGTTTTTTCATCGTAAGATTGCGTTTATCCGCATCAGTCTCTGTATTGATTTCTTGAATAAGTTGTTTGCCATTCGCCAACATTTGTTGCAATTCTGGATCACGATAGTCGTAATCCTTGCCTGCTAAAAGTTTTTCATGCTCTGTCATTGTCATCTTAATACCTTCTTATTAATAATCTAGTCCTTGATCGATAAGATCTTGATAATGTTTCGTTGCTGAGAGACTGTGTCGATCTGGAGAAAGCCACTTATTTTTATTTAATTTTGCTAATTGATCCATTTCATCCAATGTTAACGAAAAATTCCAAATATCAGAATTTTCAAGCATTCGTTTTTTATGAGATGATTTTGGGATGATCACTGCATCCAATTGGATCAAATAACGTAACAACACTTGTGCCACTGTCTTGTGATATTGCTGAGCAATTTTTTCAACAGCTGGTTCTGCTAAGATCTGTCCGCTTGCTTCACCTAATGGTGCCCAGGCCTCAGTTCTAATCTTGAGTTCTTGATGAATCTTTCTAAGTTCGTTTTCTTGTTGGTATAGGTTTAATTCAACTTGATTAACCTCGGGTGTGATTTCCGAATTATGAGCAAGATCTAATATTTGCCCAGCATCAAAATTAGAAACTCCAATTGCTCTGACAATACCTTGATGATTGAATTTCTCCAACGCCTGATATGCACCATAGTAATCGCCATATGGTTCATGGAGCAGGACTAAATCCAAATAATCCAAACCCATTCGTTTCAAGGATTCGTTGACTGAAATTTGTGTTTTATCGATTCCATAAAATGGCAACCAAACCTTAGTCGTCACAAATATTTCATTTCGAGGAATATCTGTCTCTCTTAACGCTGCACCAACAGCTCGCTCGTTTCGATAGACTTGAGCTGTATCAATCAGTCGATAACCACCATCTAAAGCATTGAGAACCGCCTGTTTACAAGTTTCAAAGTCAGTCATCTGAAAGGTTCCAAATCCTTCTAATGGCATTTTGAGTCCATTATTTAACGTAATTGTAGGAATCATTTTAATCCTCCTTTAGTCCCATTATTCATTGGAACTATAATGTATTTAT from Companilactobacillus sp. includes these protein-coding regions:
- a CDS encoding S1C family serine protease, coding for MDENNNNNQNRQTDRNVKHRGRSLWKTAIVAFVSAILGVAIAYAGFTHMGSSVPDTASKSGPGTTEVSNTKVNTSSTMSKAYNKVDNAVVSVVNLQKQKQNSSSDGSLNSIFGDLFGDSGNDDSGNSSDSGSSDSQGTDGNSTDGSTNGSSSSKSDSNKLEEYSEGSGVIYAKQNGKGYIVTNNHVVSGSDSLEIILKDGTKLTGKLVGSDATTDLAVIEIDGNKVPATATFGNSDNLTPGDTVIAIGSPLGSQYATSVTQGIISATNRTVDTQDQTTGQTTGEATVLQTDAAINPGNSGGPLVDSAGQIIGINSMKLASNTDGSSVEGMGFAIPSNEVVKIINELVKNGKVSRPSLGIRVVDLNQISDDSQQTLKLPDSVTQGVVVYSTESGSVAKKAGLKKNDVIVKLDNKKVSSVADLHNALYSHSVGDTASLQFYRDGKLQTVKVHLTQKTTE
- a CDS encoding MBL fold metallo-hydrolase — protein: MSEDSLKISVLASSSSGNVTYIETPEHHVLVDAGMSGKKIKESLESIGKDINTIDSLFVTHEHTDHIKGVGVLARRYGLNVYANQKTWDAMLPKIGKVPEDQINVFQHNKVLCLDDLDVESFAVLHDAADPQFYKFHHNGKDFVILTDTGYVSDRVEQTIKNADGYLFECNHDVEMLRNGFYPWPLKQRILSEKGHLSNEDGANALMSVLGDRTKQIYLGHLSPENNTKTVAHTAVENILEDNDFGVGNDFLIHDTDPKVADPLISL
- a CDS encoding two-component system regulatory protein YycI; its protein translation is MDFRRIEIIFLVVFLALDVFLLSSFHSSQQVISNSTTGVASTLTDMRKRNITFGKLDKKAGTAYYLGAQASNDLANNESKLRGQELEYNQSSNKLMSTLDDPISVTDSNRKEKMNKFVKKESNILFGDEYVYSPQLSTSSEIVYAETGPFGPMYDKTGQLTFSVENGKVTGYTQTYMKRLDILQEKQTTKSERDVITNLYSSSEIPNNSKITYANMAYTKLLEAKGSTIYIPVWFVSIHNKDSKVDTVKKVNAFTGNLLKTSDSGDDYSNE
- a CDS encoding YycH family regulatory protein, with the translated sequence MKFSRLIVQILLVVAVVTSFVLSFFIWTNTARYQRGRNIDVSTSDVDKNKTPIDQIISPTQVIWQDGKDQRLIYNNKDNISFNMQSVIKDWKVGTFHREFTKDGAKYQHMIQQKNMIQLVYPTNISIRTLGYLMNNNQLQKAQDHAFNRIIFSTNNKDDDQVYLANDNDYSVYEAKVSGASAEPIIKLAKKANIDLKVKLNLMKHGVVTFYSEPITLKRYSYVMSTKADSEYTTNLFDANTDDINNSTDGNVTTYSVGESKRLVSDRDKNELTFSDYTDTSVPKDYLTFFQRGYKKATNIQNSVSNLRLYDANWKNKTLVYREYVEGFPIFKKSEFGSIKIVFSRNGSSEQFLNKVLEVPVPSDLRSVSLKPTTEIVKELNNVGYSPNDIQKLEVGYQWTNEDDNSNVIDLEPTYYIKMDNHWRSFEDWTGVTAESTTSSTTSTTTQSTATTTNGGE
- the walK gene encoding cell wall metabolism sensor histidine kinase WalK yields the protein MKKRLAFLHSINFKIGLSFILILIFTIEIIGAYFVRQLEQQNVSQFEDSVSVKVYVLNQISENLTDNDSHTRANINNTIQDFARNNSDITDIQVIDRNGTIVGTKDADKASQIGRKTLKDQVRRSINNNKKITQIYYDKSLGSSYESITPVSSPDNSNVVGAIYVRASMESVYTGINNIIVIFLTASLVAGLLGAMIAIFISRAITRPIGEMKQQAVRMAEGDYSGQVRVYSPDELGQLAMAVNDLSVKVEEATENSESERRRLDSVLTQMSDGVIATNRLGNITVINEMAREFLNKTEDEANGAQLVDILGISDHVSFDELLESPEPMIIETSDFMDDDDIEDDDDGSLILNADFSLIQRNSGFISGMVCVLHDVTEQQKIDSERRQFVSNVSHELRTPLTSISSYIDALNNGAWKDQKLAPQFLNVTAEETDRMIRMIQDLLNLSRMDQGRSKLNKELVNFNEFFSYILDRFDMMLKKEKADAKEDDKKIVKNYRIKRIFTQKDLWVEIDTDKMTQVIDNIMNNAIKYSPDGGVITCRLLETNKHIIISISDEGLGIPRKDIKKVFDRFYRVDKARSRKQGGTGLGLSISKEIVEQHKGRIWVNSAEGRGSTFYISLPFDPNETGGEWDEI
- the yycF gene encoding response regulator YycF, whose product is MAKKILVVDDEKPISDIVKYNLENEGYEVITAFDGKEALDKVESDNPDLILLDLMLPVIDGLEVARTVRKTKDTPIIMLTAKDTEIDKVIGLELGADDYVTKPFSNRELVARVKARLRTQRETPSEETKNSEIQIGDLTILPEAYTVTKNGKGIELTHREFELLYYLAQHIGQVMKREHLLQTVWGYDYFGDVRTVDVTVRRLREKIENNPSQPEWLMTRRGVGYYLRNPDSDSNL
- a CDS encoding putative quinol monooxygenase, with the protein product MELMKAPLFRMYKLTINADDRDKFVEEGEHNLLTSVRNEPGTLAMYATHEDEAGTTNYVFEIYLDEERYQVHANSPQFKSYSQLAQQVITDREVHQLHPAYLSISNGFEVAGINYSPVELYDLTIAKDKVKHLKHLLSEEVVASFEELRGFSTFNVASVDEDETHWIILTIFKDRANQNKSKSWLLDLLNDSTAKYQLHQLVVDTMVSQDKLEYSDLDD
- a CDS encoding sugar O-acetyltransferase, whose translation is MTMTEHEKLLAGKDYDYRDPELQQMLANGKQLIQEINTETDADKRNLTMKKLFNQSGQRLTINGHFEAIYGKHISVGDDVFINGNCFFQDSNLITLGNRVIIAPDTKFYCGEYSLDANQRFGVREDGSRYLVTYTEPISVGNDVWIGGNVTIIGGVHIGNNVIVGAGAVVTKDVPDNSVVGGVPAKIIKQLPELG
- a CDS encoding aldo/keto reductase translates to MIPTITLNNGLKMPLEGFGTFQMTDFETCKQAVLNALDGGYRLIDTAQVYRNERAVGAALRETDIPRNEIFVTTKVWLPFYGIDKTQISVNESLKRMGLDYLDLVLLHEPYGDYYGAYQALEKFNHQGIVRAIGVSNFDAGQILDLAHNSEITPEVNQVELNLYQQENELRKIHQELKIRTEAWAPLGEASGQILAEPAVEKIAQQYHKTVAQVLLRYLIQLDAVIIPKSSHKKRMLENSDIWNFSLTLDEMDQLAKLNKNKWLSPDRHSLSATKHYQDLIDQGLDY